A section of the Candidatus Limnocylindrales bacterium genome encodes:
- a CDS encoding TerB family tellurite resistance protein, with protein MIQFPNSGCLIFLLLLALFGGTPLFAGLLRVALFLFAATLLAGTIGTWWLRRRALPLARERHDRFVEILVALLVRLAEADGSLDRREVTAIRHFFQHELGYSDEKLLWVKELIQQARGSQVSIAELCQRLTAEYALQERIIVVEMLARVARADGAISQAEAAMLDEVIRRLGLGPFQRGFQWDSAGRSYGREA; from the coding sequence GTGATCCAATTCCCAAATTCGGGATGCCTCATCTTCCTGCTGCTGCTGGCGCTGTTCGGCGGAACGCCGCTGTTCGCGGGACTTCTGCGCGTCGCCCTTTTCCTGTTTGCGGCCACGCTGCTGGCGGGAACCATCGGCACGTGGTGGCTGCGCCGGCGCGCGCTGCCTCTCGCGCGCGAACGCCACGACCGGTTCGTCGAGATCCTCGTCGCGCTGCTGGTGCGGCTGGCCGAAGCCGACGGCAGCCTCGACCGCCGCGAGGTCACCGCCATCCGGCATTTTTTCCAGCACGAGCTCGGCTACAGCGACGAGAAGCTGCTGTGGGTGAAAGAGCTCATCCAGCAGGCGCGCGGGTCGCAGGTTTCGATCGCCGAGCTGTGTCAGCGGCTCACGGCCGAGTACGCGCTTCAGGAACGCATCATCGTCGTCGAGATGCTTGCCCGCGTCGCGCGTGCCGACGGCGCCATCAGCCAGGCCGAAGCCGCAATGCTGGACGAGGTCATCCGCCGGCTTGGCCTCGGCCCGTTTCAGCGCGGATTCCAGTGGGATTCCGCCGGCCGGAGCTACGGCCGCGAAGC